Proteins found in one Channa argus isolate prfri chromosome 7, Channa argus male v1.0, whole genome shotgun sequence genomic segment:
- the brd9 gene encoding bromodomain-containing protein 9 isoform X2: MGKKHKKHKPEWRTVDDYEDKALEKPLKLVLKVGGSEVTELSGSGHDSSYYDDRSDHERERHKEKKKKKKKKSEKDKDKYVDDEERRRRKEEKRKKREREQNETEAAAASAASASLPVEPFTLTKSITISLEPEEKKKKKERFEIESEVEEFHPSIKVEVEQQGDRPVRACRTQQENESTPRQQLLEHFLRQLQRKDPHGFFAFPVTDAIAPGYSMIIKHPMDFSTMKDKIRNNEYNTVTEFKADFKLMCDNAMVYNRPETVYYKAAKKLLHTGFKMMSKERLLALKRSMSFMQDMDFTQQAAILGDEDLTADLPPPEIIPIPVESAKKSRKQPVKDMKEVISYLYEPEGNACSLTDSTAEEHVLALVEHSADEARDRISRYMPNSKMGYLHKESDSSLLYTVVNQLDPDAEEEETHKVDLSSLSNKLLPGLTTLGFKDDRRHKVTFLSSAYNIQSLQKNSVFPDLLPDEVDMLYSAYGDDTGAQCALSIQEFVKGCGNITKRWVDGLLDKMTAGDHTKAVTQIRQKRNMMLKPDETKSSICDMQIADSAGLGDSSSVLDFMSMKTYPDMSLEMSMLNTLGKTVKKEPGNEEGQPHFDDAEKLLQEFQEAQVDRVGSRPSSNLSSLSNASERDQHHLGSPSHLGVGDQSEMVHDPYEFLQSPDPDSSANS, from the exons ATGGGCAAAAAGCACAAGAAACATAAACCGGAGTGGAGAACAGTTGATG aCTATGAGGACAAGGCTCTTGAGAAGCCCCTGAAGCTTGTGCTTAAAGTTGGAGGAAGTGAGGTGACAGAGCTTTCAGGTTCAGGCCATGATTCCAGCTATTACGATGACAGATCAGATCATGAGCGGGAACGccataaagagaaaaagaaaaagaagaagaaaaagtctGAAAAGGATAAAGACAAGTATGTGGACGACGAGGAGAGGAGACGACGGAAG gaagaaaagaggaagaagagagagcgagagcaaAATGAAACAGAGGCAGCAGCTGCAAGTGCTGCCAGTGCTAGTTTGCCTGTTGAACCTTTCACCTTGACAAAAAGTATAACTATTTCATTAGAG ccagaggagaagaaaaaaaagaaggagagaTTTGAGATAGAGTCTGAAGTTGAGGAGTTTCACCCAAGTATAAAGGTGGAAGTGGAGCAGCAAGGAGACAGACCAGTCAGAGCATGCAGGACACAACAAG AAAATGAATCTACTCCTCGTCAGCAACTCTTGGAACACTTTTTGAGGCAGTTGCAGAG AAAAGACCCCCATGGGTTCTTCGCATTTCCAGTCACTGATGCGATTGCTCCTGGTTACTCAATGATCATCAAACATCCTATGGACTTTAGCACTATGAAAGACAAAATTAGAAACAATGAGTACAACACAGTAACAGAATTCAAG GCAGACTTTAAACTGATGTGTGACAATGCTATGGTGTATAACCGACCAGAGACGGTCTACTATAAAGCTGCCAAGAAACTGCTTCATACAGGGTTCAAGATGATGAGCAAG GAACGACTGTTGGCTCTGAAGCGCAGCATGTCGTTCATGCAAGACATGGATTTCACCCAGCAGGCAGCCATTTTGGGAGATGAAGACCTGACAGCAGATTTACCTCCTCCAGAGATAATTCCCATCCCAGTGGAATCAGCTAAGAAGTCTAGGAAACAACCAGTCAAAGACATGAAAGAAGTTATAAG CTACCTGTATGAACCAGAGGGAAATGCTTGCAGTTTAACTGACAGTACAGCAGAAGAGCATGTTCTGGCATTGGTTGAACATTCTGCAGATGAAGCCCGGGACCGCATCAGTCGATACATGCCCAActctaag ATGGGCTACTTACATAAAGAGTCCGACAGTTCTCTTCTGTATACGGTTGTAAATCAGCTTGATCCTGATGCTGAAG AAGAGGAGACCCATAAAGTGGATCTGAGTTCTCTGTCAAACAAGCTTCTTCCTGGATTAACAACCTTGGGTTTCAAAGATGACAGAAGACACAAAG TAACCTTCCTGAGCAGTGCGTACAATATCCAAAGCCTTCAGAAGAACTCAGTCTTTCCAGACCTGCTACCTGATGAGGTTGACATGCTCTATTCAGCTTATGGCGATGACACCGGGGCACAGTGTGCTTTAAG TATTCAGGAGTTTGTCAAGGGCTGTGGAAACATCACCAAGCGTTGGGTTGATGGGCTTCTGGACAAAATGACTGCAGGCGATCACACTAAAGCTGTCACTCAGATCCGACAG aaaagaaacatgATGCTGAAACCTGATGAAACCAAATCCAGCATTTGTGACATGCAG ATAGCAGATAGCGCTGGCCTGGGAGACAGCAGCTCAGTTTTAGACTTTATGTCAATGAAGACCTATCCTGATATGTCTCTGGAAATGTCCATGCTTAACACATTAG gtaaaactgtgaaaaaagagCCAGGGAATGAGGAGGGCCAGCCACATTTTGATGATGCAGAGAAACTCCTTCAGGAGTTCCAGGAGGCTCAGGTTGACAGGGTGGGCTCCAGACCCTCATCCAATCTGTCCTCCCTTTCTAATGCCTCAGAGAGGGACCAGCACCACCTAG GGAGCCCATCACATCTGGGTGTTGGGGACCAGTCTGAAATGGTTCATGATCCCTATGAGTTCTTGCAATCTCCGGATCCAGACAGCTCAGCCAACAGCTGA
- the brd9 gene encoding bromodomain-containing protein 9 isoform X5, translating into MGKKHKKHKPEWRTVDDYEDKALEKPLKLVLKVGGSEVTELSGSGHDSSYYDDRSDHERERHKEKKKKKKKKSEKDKDKYVDDEERRRRKEEKRKKREREQNETEAAAASAASASLPVEPFTLTKSITISLEQPEEKKKKKERFEIESEVEEFHPSIKVEVEQQGDRPVRACRTQQENESTPRQQLLEHFLRQLQRKDPHGFFAFPVTDAIAPGYSMIIKHPMDFSTMKDKIRNNEYNTVTEFKADFKLMCDNAMVYNRPETVYYKAAKKLLHTGFKMMSKAAILGDEDLTADLPPPEIIPIPVESAKKSRKQPVKDMKEVISYLYEPEGNACSLTDSTAEEHVLALVEHSADEARDRISRYMPNSKMGYLHKESDSSLLYTVVNQLDPDAEEEETHKVDLSSLSNKLLPGLTTLGFKDDRRHKVTFLSSAYNIQSLQKNSVFPDLLPDEVDMLYSAYGDDTGAQCALSIQEFVKGCGNITKRWVDGLLDKMTAGDHTKAVTQIRQKRNMMLKPDETKSSICDMQIADSAGLGDSSSVLDFMSMKTYPDMSLEMSMLNTLGKTVKKEPGNEEGQPHFDDAEKLLQEFQEAQVDRVGSRPSSNLSSLSNASERDQHHLGSPSHLGVGDQSEMVHDPYEFLQSPDPDSSANS; encoded by the exons ATGGGCAAAAAGCACAAGAAACATAAACCGGAGTGGAGAACAGTTGATG aCTATGAGGACAAGGCTCTTGAGAAGCCCCTGAAGCTTGTGCTTAAAGTTGGAGGAAGTGAGGTGACAGAGCTTTCAGGTTCAGGCCATGATTCCAGCTATTACGATGACAGATCAGATCATGAGCGGGAACGccataaagagaaaaagaaaaagaagaagaaaaagtctGAAAAGGATAAAGACAAGTATGTGGACGACGAGGAGAGGAGACGACGGAAG gaagaaaagaggaagaagagagagcgagagcaaAATGAAACAGAGGCAGCAGCTGCAAGTGCTGCCAGTGCTAGTTTGCCTGTTGAACCTTTCACCTTGACAAAAAGTATAACTATTTCATTAGAG CAgccagaggagaagaaaaaaaagaaggagagaTTTGAGATAGAGTCTGAAGTTGAGGAGTTTCACCCAAGTATAAAGGTGGAAGTGGAGCAGCAAGGAGACAGACCAGTCAGAGCATGCAGGACACAACAAG AAAATGAATCTACTCCTCGTCAGCAACTCTTGGAACACTTTTTGAGGCAGTTGCAGAG AAAAGACCCCCATGGGTTCTTCGCATTTCCAGTCACTGATGCGATTGCTCCTGGTTACTCAATGATCATCAAACATCCTATGGACTTTAGCACTATGAAAGACAAAATTAGAAACAATGAGTACAACACAGTAACAGAATTCAAG GCAGACTTTAAACTGATGTGTGACAATGCTATGGTGTATAACCGACCAGAGACGGTCTACTATAAAGCTGCCAAGAAACTGCTTCATACAGGGTTCAAGATGATGAGCAAG GCAGCCATTTTGGGAGATGAAGACCTGACAGCAGATTTACCTCCTCCAGAGATAATTCCCATCCCAGTGGAATCAGCTAAGAAGTCTAGGAAACAACCAGTCAAAGACATGAAAGAAGTTATAAG CTACCTGTATGAACCAGAGGGAAATGCTTGCAGTTTAACTGACAGTACAGCAGAAGAGCATGTTCTGGCATTGGTTGAACATTCTGCAGATGAAGCCCGGGACCGCATCAGTCGATACATGCCCAActctaag ATGGGCTACTTACATAAAGAGTCCGACAGTTCTCTTCTGTATACGGTTGTAAATCAGCTTGATCCTGATGCTGAAG AAGAGGAGACCCATAAAGTGGATCTGAGTTCTCTGTCAAACAAGCTTCTTCCTGGATTAACAACCTTGGGTTTCAAAGATGACAGAAGACACAAAG TAACCTTCCTGAGCAGTGCGTACAATATCCAAAGCCTTCAGAAGAACTCAGTCTTTCCAGACCTGCTACCTGATGAGGTTGACATGCTCTATTCAGCTTATGGCGATGACACCGGGGCACAGTGTGCTTTAAG TATTCAGGAGTTTGTCAAGGGCTGTGGAAACATCACCAAGCGTTGGGTTGATGGGCTTCTGGACAAAATGACTGCAGGCGATCACACTAAAGCTGTCACTCAGATCCGACAG aaaagaaacatgATGCTGAAACCTGATGAAACCAAATCCAGCATTTGTGACATGCAG ATAGCAGATAGCGCTGGCCTGGGAGACAGCAGCTCAGTTTTAGACTTTATGTCAATGAAGACCTATCCTGATATGTCTCTGGAAATGTCCATGCTTAACACATTAG gtaaaactgtgaaaaaagagCCAGGGAATGAGGAGGGCCAGCCACATTTTGATGATGCAGAGAAACTCCTTCAGGAGTTCCAGGAGGCTCAGGTTGACAGGGTGGGCTCCAGACCCTCATCCAATCTGTCCTCCCTTTCTAATGCCTCAGAGAGGGACCAGCACCACCTAG GGAGCCCATCACATCTGGGTGTTGGGGACCAGTCTGAAATGGTTCATGATCCCTATGAGTTCTTGCAATCTCCGGATCCAGACAGCTCAGCCAACAGCTGA
- the brd9 gene encoding bromodomain-containing protein 9 isoform X4 → MGKKHKKHKPEWRTVDDYEDKALEKPLKLVLKVGGSEVTELSGSGHDSSYYDDRSDHERERHKEKKKKKKKKSEKDKDKYVDDEERRRRKEEKRKKREREQNETEAAAASAASASLPVEPFTLTKSITISLEQPEEKKKKKERFEIESEVEEFHPSIKVEVEQQGDRPVRACRTQQENESTPRQQLLEHFLRQLQRKDPHGFFAFPVTDAIAPGYSMIIKHPMDFSTMKDKIRNNEYNTVTEFKADFKLMCDNAMVYNRPETVYYKAAKKLLHTGFKMMSKQAAILGDEDLTADLPPPEIIPIPVESAKKSRKQPVKDMKEVISYLYEPEGNACSLTDSTAEEHVLALVEHSADEARDRISRYMPNSKMGYLHKESDSSLLYTVVNQLDPDAEEEETHKVDLSSLSNKLLPGLTTLGFKDDRRHKVTFLSSAYNIQSLQKNSVFPDLLPDEVDMLYSAYGDDTGAQCALSIQEFVKGCGNITKRWVDGLLDKMTAGDHTKAVTQIRQKRNMMLKPDETKSSICDMQIADSAGLGDSSSVLDFMSMKTYPDMSLEMSMLNTLGKTVKKEPGNEEGQPHFDDAEKLLQEFQEAQVDRVGSRPSSNLSSLSNASERDQHHLGSPSHLGVGDQSEMVHDPYEFLQSPDPDSSANS, encoded by the exons ATGGGCAAAAAGCACAAGAAACATAAACCGGAGTGGAGAACAGTTGATG aCTATGAGGACAAGGCTCTTGAGAAGCCCCTGAAGCTTGTGCTTAAAGTTGGAGGAAGTGAGGTGACAGAGCTTTCAGGTTCAGGCCATGATTCCAGCTATTACGATGACAGATCAGATCATGAGCGGGAACGccataaagagaaaaagaaaaagaagaagaaaaagtctGAAAAGGATAAAGACAAGTATGTGGACGACGAGGAGAGGAGACGACGGAAG gaagaaaagaggaagaagagagagcgagagcaaAATGAAACAGAGGCAGCAGCTGCAAGTGCTGCCAGTGCTAGTTTGCCTGTTGAACCTTTCACCTTGACAAAAAGTATAACTATTTCATTAGAG CAgccagaggagaagaaaaaaaagaaggagagaTTTGAGATAGAGTCTGAAGTTGAGGAGTTTCACCCAAGTATAAAGGTGGAAGTGGAGCAGCAAGGAGACAGACCAGTCAGAGCATGCAGGACACAACAAG AAAATGAATCTACTCCTCGTCAGCAACTCTTGGAACACTTTTTGAGGCAGTTGCAGAG AAAAGACCCCCATGGGTTCTTCGCATTTCCAGTCACTGATGCGATTGCTCCTGGTTACTCAATGATCATCAAACATCCTATGGACTTTAGCACTATGAAAGACAAAATTAGAAACAATGAGTACAACACAGTAACAGAATTCAAG GCAGACTTTAAACTGATGTGTGACAATGCTATGGTGTATAACCGACCAGAGACGGTCTACTATAAAGCTGCCAAGAAACTGCTTCATACAGGGTTCAAGATGATGAGCAAG CAGGCAGCCATTTTGGGAGATGAAGACCTGACAGCAGATTTACCTCCTCCAGAGATAATTCCCATCCCAGTGGAATCAGCTAAGAAGTCTAGGAAACAACCAGTCAAAGACATGAAAGAAGTTATAAG CTACCTGTATGAACCAGAGGGAAATGCTTGCAGTTTAACTGACAGTACAGCAGAAGAGCATGTTCTGGCATTGGTTGAACATTCTGCAGATGAAGCCCGGGACCGCATCAGTCGATACATGCCCAActctaag ATGGGCTACTTACATAAAGAGTCCGACAGTTCTCTTCTGTATACGGTTGTAAATCAGCTTGATCCTGATGCTGAAG AAGAGGAGACCCATAAAGTGGATCTGAGTTCTCTGTCAAACAAGCTTCTTCCTGGATTAACAACCTTGGGTTTCAAAGATGACAGAAGACACAAAG TAACCTTCCTGAGCAGTGCGTACAATATCCAAAGCCTTCAGAAGAACTCAGTCTTTCCAGACCTGCTACCTGATGAGGTTGACATGCTCTATTCAGCTTATGGCGATGACACCGGGGCACAGTGTGCTTTAAG TATTCAGGAGTTTGTCAAGGGCTGTGGAAACATCACCAAGCGTTGGGTTGATGGGCTTCTGGACAAAATGACTGCAGGCGATCACACTAAAGCTGTCACTCAGATCCGACAG aaaagaaacatgATGCTGAAACCTGATGAAACCAAATCCAGCATTTGTGACATGCAG ATAGCAGATAGCGCTGGCCTGGGAGACAGCAGCTCAGTTTTAGACTTTATGTCAATGAAGACCTATCCTGATATGTCTCTGGAAATGTCCATGCTTAACACATTAG gtaaaactgtgaaaaaagagCCAGGGAATGAGGAGGGCCAGCCACATTTTGATGATGCAGAGAAACTCCTTCAGGAGTTCCAGGAGGCTCAGGTTGACAGGGTGGGCTCCAGACCCTCATCCAATCTGTCCTCCCTTTCTAATGCCTCAGAGAGGGACCAGCACCACCTAG GGAGCCCATCACATCTGGGTGTTGGGGACCAGTCTGAAATGGTTCATGATCCCTATGAGTTCTTGCAATCTCCGGATCCAGACAGCTCAGCCAACAGCTGA
- the brd9 gene encoding bromodomain-containing protein 9 isoform X3 produces MGKKHKKHKPEWRTVDDYEDKALEKPLKLVLKVGGSEVTELSGSGHDSSYYDDRSDHERERHKEKKKKKKKKSEKDKDKYVDDEERRRRKEEKRKKREREQNETEAAAASAASASLPVEPFTLTKSITISLEQPEEKKKKKERFEIESEVEEFHPSIKVEVEQQGDRPVRACRTQQENESTPRQQLLEHFLRQLQRKDPHGFFAFPVTDAIAPGYSMIIKHPMDFSTMKDKIRNNEYNTVTEFKADFKLMCDNAMVYNRPETVYYKAAKKLLHTGFKMMSKERLLALKRSMSFMQDMDFTQQAAILGDEDLTADLPPPEIIPIPVESAKKSRKQPVKDMKEVISYLYEPEGNACSLTDSTAEEHVLALVEHSADEARDRISRYMPNSKMGYLHKESDSSLLYTVVNQLDPDAEEETHKVDLSSLSNKLLPGLTTLGFKDDRRHKVTFLSSAYNIQSLQKNSVFPDLLPDEVDMLYSAYGDDTGAQCALSIQEFVKGCGNITKRWVDGLLDKMTAGDHTKAVTQIRQKRNMMLKPDETKSSICDMQIADSAGLGDSSSVLDFMSMKTYPDMSLEMSMLNTLGKTVKKEPGNEEGQPHFDDAEKLLQEFQEAQVDRVGSRPSSNLSSLSNASERDQHHLGSPSHLGVGDQSEMVHDPYEFLQSPDPDSSANS; encoded by the exons ATGGGCAAAAAGCACAAGAAACATAAACCGGAGTGGAGAACAGTTGATG aCTATGAGGACAAGGCTCTTGAGAAGCCCCTGAAGCTTGTGCTTAAAGTTGGAGGAAGTGAGGTGACAGAGCTTTCAGGTTCAGGCCATGATTCCAGCTATTACGATGACAGATCAGATCATGAGCGGGAACGccataaagagaaaaagaaaaagaagaagaaaaagtctGAAAAGGATAAAGACAAGTATGTGGACGACGAGGAGAGGAGACGACGGAAG gaagaaaagaggaagaagagagagcgagagcaaAATGAAACAGAGGCAGCAGCTGCAAGTGCTGCCAGTGCTAGTTTGCCTGTTGAACCTTTCACCTTGACAAAAAGTATAACTATTTCATTAGAG CAgccagaggagaagaaaaaaaagaaggagagaTTTGAGATAGAGTCTGAAGTTGAGGAGTTTCACCCAAGTATAAAGGTGGAAGTGGAGCAGCAAGGAGACAGACCAGTCAGAGCATGCAGGACACAACAAG AAAATGAATCTACTCCTCGTCAGCAACTCTTGGAACACTTTTTGAGGCAGTTGCAGAG AAAAGACCCCCATGGGTTCTTCGCATTTCCAGTCACTGATGCGATTGCTCCTGGTTACTCAATGATCATCAAACATCCTATGGACTTTAGCACTATGAAAGACAAAATTAGAAACAATGAGTACAACACAGTAACAGAATTCAAG GCAGACTTTAAACTGATGTGTGACAATGCTATGGTGTATAACCGACCAGAGACGGTCTACTATAAAGCTGCCAAGAAACTGCTTCATACAGGGTTCAAGATGATGAGCAAG GAACGACTGTTGGCTCTGAAGCGCAGCATGTCGTTCATGCAAGACATGGATTTCACCCAGCAGGCAGCCATTTTGGGAGATGAAGACCTGACAGCAGATTTACCTCCTCCAGAGATAATTCCCATCCCAGTGGAATCAGCTAAGAAGTCTAGGAAACAACCAGTCAAAGACATGAAAGAAGTTATAAG CTACCTGTATGAACCAGAGGGAAATGCTTGCAGTTTAACTGACAGTACAGCAGAAGAGCATGTTCTGGCATTGGTTGAACATTCTGCAGATGAAGCCCGGGACCGCATCAGTCGATACATGCCCAActctaag ATGGGCTACTTACATAAAGAGTCCGACAGTTCTCTTCTGTATACGGTTGTAAATCAGCTTGATCCTGATGCTGAAG AGGAGACCCATAAAGTGGATCTGAGTTCTCTGTCAAACAAGCTTCTTCCTGGATTAACAACCTTGGGTTTCAAAGATGACAGAAGACACAAAG TAACCTTCCTGAGCAGTGCGTACAATATCCAAAGCCTTCAGAAGAACTCAGTCTTTCCAGACCTGCTACCTGATGAGGTTGACATGCTCTATTCAGCTTATGGCGATGACACCGGGGCACAGTGTGCTTTAAG TATTCAGGAGTTTGTCAAGGGCTGTGGAAACATCACCAAGCGTTGGGTTGATGGGCTTCTGGACAAAATGACTGCAGGCGATCACACTAAAGCTGTCACTCAGATCCGACAG aaaagaaacatgATGCTGAAACCTGATGAAACCAAATCCAGCATTTGTGACATGCAG ATAGCAGATAGCGCTGGCCTGGGAGACAGCAGCTCAGTTTTAGACTTTATGTCAATGAAGACCTATCCTGATATGTCTCTGGAAATGTCCATGCTTAACACATTAG gtaaaactgtgaaaaaagagCCAGGGAATGAGGAGGGCCAGCCACATTTTGATGATGCAGAGAAACTCCTTCAGGAGTTCCAGGAGGCTCAGGTTGACAGGGTGGGCTCCAGACCCTCATCCAATCTGTCCTCCCTTTCTAATGCCTCAGAGAGGGACCAGCACCACCTAG GGAGCCCATCACATCTGGGTGTTGGGGACCAGTCTGAAATGGTTCATGATCCCTATGAGTTCTTGCAATCTCCGGATCCAGACAGCTCAGCCAACAGCTGA
- the brd9 gene encoding bromodomain-containing protein 9 isoform X1: MGKKHKKHKPEWRTVDDYEDKALEKPLKLVLKVGGSEVTELSGSGHDSSYYDDRSDHERERHKEKKKKKKKKSEKDKDKYVDDEERRRRKEEKRKKREREQNETEAAAASAASASLPVEPFTLTKSITISLEQPEEKKKKKERFEIESEVEEFHPSIKVEVEQQGDRPVRACRTQQENESTPRQQLLEHFLRQLQRKDPHGFFAFPVTDAIAPGYSMIIKHPMDFSTMKDKIRNNEYNTVTEFKADFKLMCDNAMVYNRPETVYYKAAKKLLHTGFKMMSKERLLALKRSMSFMQDMDFTQQAAILGDEDLTADLPPPEIIPIPVESAKKSRKQPVKDMKEVISYLYEPEGNACSLTDSTAEEHVLALVEHSADEARDRISRYMPNSKMGYLHKESDSSLLYTVVNQLDPDAEEEETHKVDLSSLSNKLLPGLTTLGFKDDRRHKVTFLSSAYNIQSLQKNSVFPDLLPDEVDMLYSAYGDDTGAQCALSIQEFVKGCGNITKRWVDGLLDKMTAGDHTKAVTQIRQKRNMMLKPDETKSSICDMQIADSAGLGDSSSVLDFMSMKTYPDMSLEMSMLNTLGKTVKKEPGNEEGQPHFDDAEKLLQEFQEAQVDRVGSRPSSNLSSLSNASERDQHHLGSPSHLGVGDQSEMVHDPYEFLQSPDPDSSANS, encoded by the exons ATGGGCAAAAAGCACAAGAAACATAAACCGGAGTGGAGAACAGTTGATG aCTATGAGGACAAGGCTCTTGAGAAGCCCCTGAAGCTTGTGCTTAAAGTTGGAGGAAGTGAGGTGACAGAGCTTTCAGGTTCAGGCCATGATTCCAGCTATTACGATGACAGATCAGATCATGAGCGGGAACGccataaagagaaaaagaaaaagaagaagaaaaagtctGAAAAGGATAAAGACAAGTATGTGGACGACGAGGAGAGGAGACGACGGAAG gaagaaaagaggaagaagagagagcgagagcaaAATGAAACAGAGGCAGCAGCTGCAAGTGCTGCCAGTGCTAGTTTGCCTGTTGAACCTTTCACCTTGACAAAAAGTATAACTATTTCATTAGAG CAgccagaggagaagaaaaaaaagaaggagagaTTTGAGATAGAGTCTGAAGTTGAGGAGTTTCACCCAAGTATAAAGGTGGAAGTGGAGCAGCAAGGAGACAGACCAGTCAGAGCATGCAGGACACAACAAG AAAATGAATCTACTCCTCGTCAGCAACTCTTGGAACACTTTTTGAGGCAGTTGCAGAG AAAAGACCCCCATGGGTTCTTCGCATTTCCAGTCACTGATGCGATTGCTCCTGGTTACTCAATGATCATCAAACATCCTATGGACTTTAGCACTATGAAAGACAAAATTAGAAACAATGAGTACAACACAGTAACAGAATTCAAG GCAGACTTTAAACTGATGTGTGACAATGCTATGGTGTATAACCGACCAGAGACGGTCTACTATAAAGCTGCCAAGAAACTGCTTCATACAGGGTTCAAGATGATGAGCAAG GAACGACTGTTGGCTCTGAAGCGCAGCATGTCGTTCATGCAAGACATGGATTTCACCCAGCAGGCAGCCATTTTGGGAGATGAAGACCTGACAGCAGATTTACCTCCTCCAGAGATAATTCCCATCCCAGTGGAATCAGCTAAGAAGTCTAGGAAACAACCAGTCAAAGACATGAAAGAAGTTATAAG CTACCTGTATGAACCAGAGGGAAATGCTTGCAGTTTAACTGACAGTACAGCAGAAGAGCATGTTCTGGCATTGGTTGAACATTCTGCAGATGAAGCCCGGGACCGCATCAGTCGATACATGCCCAActctaag ATGGGCTACTTACATAAAGAGTCCGACAGTTCTCTTCTGTATACGGTTGTAAATCAGCTTGATCCTGATGCTGAAG AAGAGGAGACCCATAAAGTGGATCTGAGTTCTCTGTCAAACAAGCTTCTTCCTGGATTAACAACCTTGGGTTTCAAAGATGACAGAAGACACAAAG TAACCTTCCTGAGCAGTGCGTACAATATCCAAAGCCTTCAGAAGAACTCAGTCTTTCCAGACCTGCTACCTGATGAGGTTGACATGCTCTATTCAGCTTATGGCGATGACACCGGGGCACAGTGTGCTTTAAG TATTCAGGAGTTTGTCAAGGGCTGTGGAAACATCACCAAGCGTTGGGTTGATGGGCTTCTGGACAAAATGACTGCAGGCGATCACACTAAAGCTGTCACTCAGATCCGACAG aaaagaaacatgATGCTGAAACCTGATGAAACCAAATCCAGCATTTGTGACATGCAG ATAGCAGATAGCGCTGGCCTGGGAGACAGCAGCTCAGTTTTAGACTTTATGTCAATGAAGACCTATCCTGATATGTCTCTGGAAATGTCCATGCTTAACACATTAG gtaaaactgtgaaaaaagagCCAGGGAATGAGGAGGGCCAGCCACATTTTGATGATGCAGAGAAACTCCTTCAGGAGTTCCAGGAGGCTCAGGTTGACAGGGTGGGCTCCAGACCCTCATCCAATCTGTCCTCCCTTTCTAATGCCTCAGAGAGGGACCAGCACCACCTAG GGAGCCCATCACATCTGGGTGTTGGGGACCAGTCTGAAATGGTTCATGATCCCTATGAGTTCTTGCAATCTCCGGATCCAGACAGCTCAGCCAACAGCTGA